From a single Ornithorhynchus anatinus isolate Pmale09 chromosome 4, mOrnAna1.pri.v4, whole genome shotgun sequence genomic region:
- the SLC31A2 gene encoding probable low affinity copper uptake protein 2, translating into MQMHFIFSDQVVLLFDFWNVHSPAGLVLSVLVVLLLAVLYESIKVSKAKLLHRALLSFPRKLSQQLIEDSEGESIASDLAQNHITSRWFLCHFGQSLLHVVQVVIGYFVMLAVMSYNTWIFLGVILGSAVGYFVAYPLLRER; encoded by the exons ATGCAG ATGCACTTCATCTTCTCGGATCAGGTGGTGCTATTGTTTGACTTCTGGAATGTCCACAGTCCTGCAG GGCTGGTGCTCTCGGTGCTGGTTGTTCTGCTTTTAGCCGTGTTGTATGAAAGCATCAAAGTCAGCAAAGCCAAACTGCTCCATCGAGCCCTGCTCAGCTTCCCCAGAAAACTTAGCCAGCAGCTGATCGAGGACTCAGAAGGAGAGTCCATTGCCTCAGACCTGGCTCAGAACCACATCACAAGCAG GTGGTTTCTGTGTCATTTTGGCCAGTCGCTGCTCCACGTCGTCCAGGTGGTCATCGGCTACTTTGTGATGCTGGCTGTGATGTCCTACAACACCTGGATCTTCCTGGGAGTGATCCTGGGCTCTGCGGTGGGCTACTTTGTGGCCTACCCTCTCCTTAGAGAGAGGTAG